CGGACGTCGGCTTGTGCTGCGTCCTCCCTTGCATATTTATTTACACAGAGACTATAGAGGATTCAGGAACCACCGGGATGTGTAGCCCTCCCTTTTTTGAACgttgatttattttaaatcatttgaaattGTATCAGGTTCATGGTTGGGCAGATAGCCTTGTGGTTGTTTCGGTAGGAATTGGAAACCCATTTGCAACTCCGGTCCCACCCGACTGTAGGCCCTTCTGTACAGAAGTGTCCTCTGGAGATGCCTAGTGATCTCAAACTGTGCCCTTTTGTAAGCAGGAGTTTTGTCTTCATGGATGGAACGTGTTTTTTAAAGGCTTGGGACTGGATGGAATCACCCAGGGAGAGAGCATCTGTAGAGGGCTGTGCCTGGATTCCAGGACCTTCCGGCACAGAAGGGGTCATGAAGAGGAGGAAGTAAAGAAATAAGCAGGAGAGAAACCAGGAGAGTGTGGGATCTCATGCTAGAGACTGACAGAAAGAATACTGTAGCGACCGTCACTCTTCCTGCTAGAGGGGGACGCTTTCTCTGGGACAAGATGGGAAGTTTAGGTCCCCTGCGACATTCCCAGAGGAGGATGCCTTATGGAGAAGATAGAGGCAGAAAGCAGCCACATGAGGTCCTGGAGGAAGTCCTACAGCCAAGAAGCCATTCTGTTTCATGTGGCCTCACCCCGTACCCTCCTCTCCGGTCCTGGTGAGGCAGGAGGGAGCTGCATCTTCATCCCACAGAACGGTGTTTGCTTATTACCTGGCAAGGAAAGACCACCTTAGAGTTGATGGAGCTGGGGCACCCACACCTGTCCTGTTTTGTTCATCCCTCCTCATGATACCCTGAGAGCAGCAGAGCCCCTGCTGTTCTGTTCTAAAGCTGGGGACTCTGACTTGCAGATACTGGCTTAGGATCCTAATACTTGAGCTCATAACTGAGCGCAGGACCCAAAGCCGTGTCTTCCGAGTCCCCATCCAGTACTCTTGCCGTAAGACCAGACTCAGGGCTCTGGACTGTGGTAGGGGTCAGGTCTAGAGGAAGGCGTGGTCAGTAGAGGCAATGAAAGGAAAGCACTGCTTGGAAGAGCCTGCCGTGAATTTCAGCAATGATACCGTAAATATTTGTCTGTCCTTGGCTTGAATGCCACCCGAGTAGAGTTCTCCTTTGACCTTTGTCCACATGGGGGTCTTAACACAGCAGGAGGGTTCAGGTATATGTTTGTTGAATGGGTGATAAGCAGCCGATTCTTACCAAATCCCATCCTGTGCCCGCTGCGGTTTCAGTTCTGGGTCTAACGCCTCTCCTGCAGGTGCAGCCCAGGGCCCCGCGCACCTCACTGGGCACCCAGGTAGGGGAGTGGACTCCAAGTCCCCTGCAAGTGTGCTTTGGCCTTGTTGTTGCACTAGAACAGCGTGCTCATATTCAGGCAGCCGACTCTTAGGCTTCCACACCGATTGATGCCATCTTTGTTCCCTCAAACCTGGCCGTTCTGCCTACTGGTCAGCAAATTGATGAAGGGTGCCCGAGGGAAACAAAGCCTGGATCTGCAGGCTGGCCGAAAGACTGCAGAAACCACTTTAAGCTATGGTCTTGACAGTCCGCTGAGTAGGTGTGAACCATGTTGGACAGTTTCCATTCGCTAGAAGCTGAGCACAAGCAGAGTTGCATGTCACCGGGTAATGGCCTCATACCCGATTCTCTGGAATGAGAAGCAAGTCTGGAACGCAAGGAGGGTCTCCCTCCTGGAAGAAAGACTCGCTCCCCACCAACTCttctgggaggcaggcaggcttGGGCCCCTCCCTCCGTCTGCCCGTGGCACCGATGCCAGGTCACCGGGGAACAGAAGGTTGGGGGCTGAGATTGGAGGTGGCCCTTGATTTTATATTCCTGTCTGACCTCCGTTTATGGGACTGTTTAACGGAACCCTGGACAGTCGCATGTGCTCCGTCTGTTAGGCTTTTGCTCACGGTTTGGGGAAAACTTGTGAGGGGATCTCAGTAGCCAGGGGAGGGGGTCACCTCACGGGGGTACGGCGTCCTAGTGGTTAGGCAACGGCAGGCTGCTGGCTTGAACAGGTGAGAGTCAGGGAGCCAGTTGTCCTGTGAGCAGCTCACTCTTCCTGCCCAGTCCCGGGTGCCAGCAGAGCTCTTGTGACCGAACACTCCCGGGCTGGAAGGGATCTTATTTTCTGACCCTTGTGAACGCTCAAGAGAATTCCTGACAATTAATTTCTCAGACTTTTCCCCGTATTTTTGAACTCTGATGGGACCTCGCTTTCACAGCCCTGCTGGTGACTGTGGCTGGTGGTCCCAGACCCTCCTATGGTGAAATGAATGCTTCTTGTGTTTGCGTGCATTTGTTTCTCCATTTAGATTCCTGATGTAGCCATTTTACCTCCAGCCCTCGAGCTTGCTGACCCCCTCCTTCACCCCTCTCCTCCACCATCCTCACTCCTGCTGCCCTCTGTGGCTGAGGTCAGGAGGTCATCAGCAGAACCGGGAAATCTTTTTTGCAATGAGCAGCTTTTTGGTTAAAGATTTATTCTGGGCTTTCATCTGCAACAGTTACTTTGTGCATGTGGTTGTTCCAAGTCGGATTTGGGGCATGCAGGGAGGGCCCCGGAACCTTGCTTTATGAAGCTTAGTGGCAGATATGCCGAAGTATTGGTGATGGTGTGTCTTTGGGGTGGTGGGAGTTTGggtaatttttttcctccctctctctttttttttttgtttgttttatatatcaCGGTGTCTTAGttctggctgctgtaacaaaataccgtcaactggatggcttaaacaaacatttgtttctcacagttttgaAAACTGGAAAGCCCAAGATCATGGTGCTGGTTGATTTGGTGACTGGTGAGGGCCTCTTTCCTGGTTTACAGAGGgacaccttcttgctgtgtcctcaaagggtggagagagaaagcggtggcctcttataaggacactgatTGCATCATGGGAGtttctaccctcatgacctcactaaacctaatcacctcccagagGTCCGCTCCGAATACCGTCCCCTTGGGGGATTATGGCTTCTACATAGAGCCTTAGGGGTGGGGGATACATTCCGTGCGTGTCGCCATGACTGTGACTAATAAAAGGAGCTGGATCTTGCATTCAGGCAGACCCAGGTCTGAATCCTAGCATTGCCACATAGTAGTGGTGTGGCTTCAGGTACCTTAGGTATTCCGTGCACGGTTTTTCcacatgaacattggggtgtcgGTATCGGTGTGGGCCTCCCAGGGCTGGGGTCCGTGGATGAAACCGCATGTGCGAGTTCCCAGTGGGCACTCGGGAAAGTGTTCCTCTCCTTTGATCCTTGCTCTCCCTTACCAGCCGAGTGCTTTGCGTGGGgagtgctgaatgaatgaatgaccggACTCCCGTGCTGGTTTCCTTCCAGTGATCTGCAGAACGCAGCCGCGGGTTCCTTCGCCTCTGCCTTTGCGGCCCTGGTGCTCTGCCCCACTGAGCTCGTCAAGTGCCGGCTGCAGACCATGTATGAGATGGAGTCGTCAGGGAAGATCGCCAGAAGTCACAAGTAAGCGCTGTTCGGGCACGAACGCTGGGTCTCTCGTTGCCTTGGTGCGTTGAGTATTTGTCAGTTTTATATTCTAAACCTCAGTGGCACAGAAAGAGATTTACCTACTCCAAAATACTGTGTTTTTAGAACTCTTTCCCCTACCAGTCAGAAGGGGACTTCCTAAATGGACTTTCAGCCTGCTCCCACAACGGACCACTGTCTGCAGATGTTTCATACCCGGGAAGTGGAGAGGCCGAGAGCTCCTCTCACTCTTGGCTCATTGAGTGCATGAGGCAGCGTCCCCGGCTGTGTTGGGGGCACACAGCAGACAGCTTTGAAACCGTGTCTGAGAGCTGAGCCTTCAGAAATGCCAACTTGGGTTCCAAGATGAATATTTGGTGCCTGTTCCCAGGTTTCACGTGAGCTGATCAGCCCAGATCCCAGGGtcactctctttcctccctcccccacccttctcaTGGACCCACAGAGAGCCTGGCTTCTGACACTCCTCAGAGCCCTCGTGAGCGACTCTGCAGCCATCAGAATGCTCTCCCCTCAGTCCTGCCAACAGATTCTAGTTACATGAGTGTGTGTCATACACAGTGTGATTTATTGTCTTTATTAATCTCAACATTTGCTTATTTATCTTGACATCTGGCTGACTAAAGCTCTTTGTCACTGTGGTTGACTCAGTTTGTAAATCTGACCGGAAAAGTcagattaattgaccatttaCAGAAGTTGTCTCCTCCCAGGGAGGGTGGGGTTTCTGACAGAGTTCTGTATCCTGCACGCTGGAGATTCTTTACAACCAGTTGGAAGCTATTATGGATAGCCTAGAGGTCCAAAAGCATAAGTCTTTGAAACTTTCTATTGAAATAGGGTGTACACCCAGAAATAAGTGGGGGTTCTAATAGTCGCTAAACAAACACTTTCGTAACCAATGCCCAGATTCAGAGGTAGAACATGAACAGAACCCAGAAAGTTGCTCTCATATCCCTTTGGAGTAgtttaaggtatttttttaaatttaaattttttatttaaattcaatttagttaacatataatgtattattagttccagggtaggatttagtgattcctcacttaaatacaacacccagtgctcattaaatcaagcatcctccttaatgcccgtcactaattaccccatcccccacctacctctcctccagcaaccttcagttggtttcctaagttttttttttttttttaaggattttatttatttatttgacagacagagatcctaactaggcagaaaggtaggcagagacagagagggaagcagacatggggctcgatcccaggaccctgggatcatgacctgagccgaaggcagaggctttaatccacttaGTGACGCAGGCACCCCTTcctaaggtatttttttttttaagattttatttatttatttgacagagatcacaagtagtcagagaggcaggcagagagagagagagagagaggaggaagcaggctccccgcagagcagagagccagatgtggggcttgatcccaggaccctgggatcatgacctgagcccaaggcagaggctttaacccactgagccacccaggcgcccccctaaggtatttttaaagaaagtaattgTTGCCTCCAAAAACTTAAGCGAATGGACACCTTGCATAAAGGTAAGTATCGGTTGACAATATTTTAGGTGTGGCTATATACTCCTGGCCTACACAGGGGTATATGGTACCTTGGGGTTAAGACTTGGTTCAGAAGGCAGGCCAGTCATGTTGAGTTGGATCACTGTGTTACCTTCCCATTATAGAATGGGAGCGGAGTTGTAGGAAGGACGTAGATAATGAGTGATGCCTGATGAAGCCTTCTGAAATGCTTTTGATTACCGGGGGGTTTGATTCTTCACTGGTCCAAGCGAGGTCACCTGCTGAGAGCACAGTGAAGAGCAAGGGGTTCCCCAAAACACACCAAAGATGTGGTTTCTGCTGCTGTTTTCCTGACAGATAAGGCCTGCCATGGTGTGCACCGTCAGGAAGAGGGGTCTAGACAGAAAGGATTCTGCATTACTGCTGCTCCAGGGCTCTGATCAGCCTGAAATAGAAATTCTTGCCTACTTACTTTCTAAGAACTAAATCCTCAGTGCTTCTTGCCCTGTAGAGTTTCTAAgaatttcctttgtcttttcttcaaGTAACATCTCCTCCCTTACTCCTTCGCTGCACTAACACAAAGCAAAAAGACCGTAAGCACTTAAACAGATCCGTTCTATACCCACCCGTTCAAAAGAAAGATAGAGGAGGGTAGGcactgagggagggagaggagtgggCGAATACGAGGGCATTTTATCCTTGCTGAGCTTGGACAGCTCCTTATTGTAATTTCTCTTATTCATTGTTGGACAAAAGTGGGTATTGGCTCTTTTACATCTTGCATAATATCCAGAATGTATGAATGCACTTTTTTTTCAATGAACTAAAAAGTGAATTTGTTTATTGAGGGCCAGAGCATGCAAGCAATATAAAAATCAGAGCTTGTCTGGCTTTCCctgacttttctttctctgcctgtcaaatgggGGTTGGATTTTATTTGTACGCGTTGTGAGGGTCCCGATCTGCTCCTGGAATCCTTTATACAGGGGGAAGCTGTGGGGCAGATTCCTGAAGACCACCTCCCCCGACCACCCTTGGGGAGAACGGTCATCGGGCAGGAGTGTTGGCTCGGTAGTACCTACTTCTTTTCCCTTGTTTCTTGTGTACCATAAAATAGACCTTGCCTGCGATGGCGAGCCTTGCAACTAGCAAAAAGCAGCTCTAGGAACCCGCCCTGCCATGTTGGCACTGGTCTGGGTCCTTCACTATTTTGTCCACAGTCAGAGGAGTTCTTTCTGATTTTCCAGAAATCCAGGGTACTCCTTCTCCAGGAGTGTTTTCAGGGCTTCCTTTGCTGAGTGGCACACTTGGGAAATGTGAACATGGTTCCATTTGAGACGGGGTTCTGGCGTGGTCTGCTGAAATCTTGGCCGAGGCACGGTGGCCACACACAGCTCTCTCTGAATACACACTTTAATgatatttccttgctttttgaTAGTTCAGGTGAGAACAGCTGTCCTAAAAAAATAGGATCTGTGCTTCTCTGAGATTTCCTCCCTGCAGAAGCCTCATCTTCAGAATTTGGGTTCCTGGGTTTCTAGAATCAGCCATTCCCTGCCTGCCCAGGGTTGAGCCAGGCCTGCCACTGGGGTGGGAGTGTCAGCCTCGCTCCCCAGTTCCCCCAATTTCCCCGGCCCTAAGCACAGCTCCCTGTCTCCCTGCAGCACAGTCTGGTCCGTGGTGAAGAGCATCCTCAGGAAGGACGGCCCCTTGGGCTTCTACCACGGCCTCTCCAGCACCTTACTCCGAGAGGTGCCCggctatttcttcttctttggtgGCTACGAGCTGAGCAGGTCGTTCTTTGCATCAGGGAGATCGAAGGATGAGCTAGGTAAGCATTTGGCTGGGCTGGGCCGGGCCGCGCCCCACAGTGGCCTGCTTGTTGCAGAGGCTTTGGGGGTCTGCTGGGCACTGAGGTTTCTGGAGGCTTGGAAAGGACCTTGGCACATTCCTCTGGGTTCACTCATGTCCTCGCCACGGAGGTGAAGCTGTGCATCCCAGACTTCTTTACTGGAATAACATTTTAGGGGAGAATATAGAAATTACTTTCCTGTGGGAACTCTTCAATAAAGGGGTAAATCACCTGTAAAGCATTTTGCAATAAGCATAAAACTTGGTAATAAATCTCGAGAGTGTTTCCAGAGGACTGAAAAGTGTCATTCTTTCTAGCTTGTCCTGTGGAGCTGCTTGACGCAATCATGTCAATGTTTGGCTTGCAGGAATGATTCTGGTTTCTTCTCAAACACATCACTTCAGTGTTTTGGACTTATTCTGGGGTTAGGCAAGCTCCCAGGCTTAGCTATCGTGTTGAATAAGACAACTTTGGCTTTCATGGTAAAGGAAGAATCGGGGCTGTGGGCattcaaataatgaaatactgcAGACTGAAGGGTTGGAAAAAACGTGACCCGTGTTCCAGCGGCCACTGTTCTCATTccccatggggtggggggcgggttgCCATGTTGTTGGGGGCTTGCTGGTTCTGTGTGGGCCAGTCCTTTGGAGGGCAGGCCAGGAGGGACACTGCGCCACAGTGATCAGCACTGTTACAGTCCTGTGATGAGGGGCAGACCCAGAGTGCCACATGGGACCTTGtgtcctctgagcagggagcccaaaggggcctcgatccctgagatcatgacctgagctgaaggcagatgccttactgactaagccacaggtgccccaagtatcGGCATTTTTACTTGCATCTACCTGCACCCACTACCACCTTGACCTCTGGAAATGCTGTCCTTGAGACAAAAATGCTGTTGGCTGCTTTCCTCCTCTAGGCCCTGTCCCTTTGATGTTAAGCGGTGGAGTTGGTGGGATCTGCCTCTGGCTTGCTGTTTACCCAGTGGATTGCGTCAAATCCAGAATTCAAGTTCTTTCCATGTCTGGAAAACAGGCAGGATTTATCGGAACCTTTATAAGCATTGTGAAAAAGGAAGGTGAGTCTGCTCATTGCAGAAATGGAGTGGGTGTGTATAGACCGGTCATTTCGCTGTAACCCTCGTGGAGGTCGATCACGTGTGTGCGGTTGCTCTCTTCCCCTGCATCCTGTCCTTTTTCTAGCGCCCCTTCCTTAGCTTACTTCCATTCTCAAGAATGTTTAATGTCGTTGTTCCTCACTTCTGGGCcaggattctttgttctaaatAGCCCGGAGGGAACTTTAAAATTCCAGATTGTGCCTAAGGGGACAAATGCTTGGAAGTCAGCATCCCTTATTTTATAGAATATAGATAGTATCAGAAGACGATCTCTAACAGAACCACTAAAGGATTTAAAAGAACGTGCTGCACGTCCCTAATTCTAAGACTTCCTGAAGGTGATTGGCTCCGAATTTTGAGAGTTAACGTAAGAGTATAAAGATTTTGTAGGTGATGTTTGTATAAAGCCAGGATCGAGCCTCTGGTGAGTCGAGACCTGTCCTTTCAGCACCCGCTCCACATCTTCCACCTCGGGCTGTGAACTTCTTgggcttgagagagagagcagtcaCAGTTCAGTTCATGGAAACGGTTCAGTTCATACTCCAGAGTTGCATAAACCTTCATAGATTCACAGAGTACTTAAAAACGCCTCCCTCATCCGCTTGGATCTTCATAACGGTCTGGGCAGTGCCAGCTGTAGACACAGGACTGTGCTTTTGACCCGGTGTCTTGTGGTCCTTGCCCTCCCAGGTGACACTGTGAGGCTGCTGCCCTCCTGTGGCCCTGGGGCTGCTTCTGCCCAGGTGAGGCCTCCGCTCTGCCGGGTCCATGTACCAGGAGCGAGCCCGGGATTCGTGCGTGGTACCTGAGCGTCCCCCAAGATTTGCTGGAAGACCGGATGCCTGGCCTCGTTGCCATTAGCCTCTTTCCTTCCCATTAGTCCAGGGAAACCTGGACAGAAGCCCTTCCATCCCTTGTTGGCATTCAGTGTCTTGTCTGGATCTGTAGGTGTCCAGCCCTGGGCTCTGCGGCTTCACAGGGTCTCTCTGAGAAGGGGCGCCTCAAGTCTTTGATCATTTCTTGTCTTCTAGGAATAACAGCCTTATATTCTGGACTGAAACCCACAATGATTCGAGCATTCCCTGCCAATGGGGCGCTCTTTCTGGCCTACGAATACAGCAGGAAGCTGATGATGAGCCAGTTCGAAGCCTACTGAAGTGTCCTGGCGAACCAAGGTCCAAGTCTAGGCATGTGACCACTACAGTTCATCTCAGGGTTTCACGGAGTACAAGACCAATGGGGAATGATTTTGGTTTTATAGgagttctgttttttggtttttttttttttttgtcttcccttATTCTCCTCTACATCTTAAACTTTGTGGAAAGGGCCTCTATTTTATCCTATTAATTTCTGCCCATAATCGTACTGAAATCGAACTAAGTTGCTGCTCTTGTCCTTGGTGGGACATTTTAGGGCGAGCCGCCGGCCCTGCACAGGATCAGAAAGTCTAAATATAGTTCTTTCGGGACTTTGCGTAAAGCCCCTGCAGCTTGGATGGTTACATGTTAGTAAGGCATCATTTGGTTCCATGTTTAATTCTCAGATCTCACCAGAAAAACTGAGGTAACCACGTTTCATGAAGATGGCTATGAATGATTCCTTACTCTAGATGTAGGCTCTCTTTTAGAACTATCCTAAGTGGCTGAAGTTAAATTTTTCTGTGGTGCTTGACAACTGAACTATCCATGTAGATTTTGTAGAGGAGAACATACCTGCAAACTGGTGTGGCTTCCATGTTCACGATTTAGGTTAGGAGTAAGCCTCTTGGATTTTCCCAAGATGTTCTACTGTTAAAATAGTGTCATTCACTTCCTAGCTGGGATCCTCTTGTGCCCCTGACACATCGTCAGGTGTGGTGACAGCGGCACGCCCCTCACCTGGGCCAGCTCCCCTTCTCTCCCAAAGAACTCCCCCTCTGCGGGGCCTTAGGTTGAGGGAGGTGCTGAGGGGAAGGGGCCCTGCTGCTGTGCTTTGTGAAGGCCCATGACCGACAGCAGGCCTGCTGCTTCCGTCTCTGGGTCCTGGCCTGGGTAGGATTCCAGATTATTTCTTTGGGCCGTCTATGGCTGCTGATCCTCTTTGGACCACTCACTCGCTGCCTCCACCGATCAGAAACCCTTCCCGGGAGCAGAGTGCCAAAGCCAGAGAAGCCCTTGTTTCCTGTCTGGTGCCT
The genomic region above belongs to Meles meles chromosome 14, mMelMel3.1 paternal haplotype, whole genome shotgun sequence and contains:
- the SLC25A15 gene encoding mitochondrial ornithine transporter 1 isoform X2, with the translated sequence MQTFPDLYRGLTDCCLKTYSQVGFRGFYKGTSPALIANIAENSVLFMCYGFCQQVVRKVVGLEKQARLSDLQNAAAGSFASAFAALVLCPTELVKCRLQTMYEMESSGKIARSHNTVWSVVKSILRKDGPLGFYHGLSSTLLREVPGYFFFFGGYELSRSFFASGRSKDELGPVPLMLSGGVGGICLWLAVYPVDCVKSRIQVLSMSGKQAGFIGTFISIVKKEGITALYSGLKPTMIRAFPANGALFLAYEYSRKLMMSQFEAY
- the SLC25A15 gene encoding mitochondrial ornithine transporter 1 isoform X1 — encoded protein: MKSSPAIQAAIDLTAGAAGGTACVLTGQPFDTLKVKMQTFPDLYRGLTDCCLKTYSQVGFRGFYKGTSPALIANIAENSVLFMCYGFCQQVVRKVVGLEKQARLSDLQNAAAGSFASAFAALVLCPTELVKCRLQTMYEMESSGKIARSHNTVWSVVKSILRKDGPLGFYHGLSSTLLREVPGYFFFFGGYELSRSFFASGRSKDELGPVPLMLSGGVGGICLWLAVYPVDCVKSRIQVLSMSGKQAGFIGTFISIVKKEGITALYSGLKPTMIRAFPANGALFLAYEYSRKLMMSQFEAY